The nucleotide window CGCAGCTTCAAAGGAATAGTAACGTTTTGGGCCGAAGCGCCTAACCGTACACGCTCATTTGCCGTCCGGATCGGCACGGCTGTTTTGCATCACCACCAATTGCAAAGAGCTCATTTCGTGATGGCCATCGGAAAAAGTGCACAGGCCTATTATTCACGACGGGCTCCTCAAAAAACGGTGCACCTGGTGCCCTATGGGCAGGATCTGTCTCATCATTTTGCGGTAAAACGGATCAGTCAGCCATCAAGGCCAGTGACCTTTCTGTTTTCTGGACAGCTTGTGGAGAGGAACAATATCAGAAATCTATGCGGAGCCATCGAGAAACTCAGCGTGACACACTCCAAGCAATGGAAATTTGTTTTTGGAGCTAAGGGGCCTCTACGGAGCGAAATCGATGCCCTGCTGAAAAGCAAAACAGAGATTTCGGAGTCCATCAGTTTTGACACTGAATACGCAACTTGGCTTGACCGTATTCGTCCGTTTGCGGATTCCGACCTTCTTGTATGCCCTTCAACCCATGCCGGATGGGGTCTTGTTGTGCCCGAAGCCATGGCAGCCGGAATGCCCGTAATCGCCACGAAATATGTTAATGCGGCTGATTTTCTCATAGAAAATGAGAAAAACGGGTTGTTGATCATGCCCGATGCGGAATCCATTCATACCGCGATGGCTTTTTTTATTGATAACCCTGGATGCGTTTCGATATTTGGTGAAGCGGCTAAAATAGCTGCAAAGTCGTGCGATGCCGATCAAGTAGCAGCGTTGATGCTTAGTTTGTTTAAAAGATATTGGCTGAAGTTGCGATCCTAACTTTCCTGGCTTGGCGCTGGGTTGCTCCGACGCTTGCTGCTCTTTGACCAATCGAAAAACAGTATCCATAGCGAACGCAAGAACTCCAAACACAAGCATCATTTGCTGCGTCACGTAACCGCGTGCCAAATAACAAGGAAGAACAACGCAGGTGGCCAGGAATGCGCAGCCCATCCAAAAACGTAAATGATCACGAAGCTGTTGATCAAAAAGATCTTTGCTTTGACGAATTGCATAACGGGCCCGTCTGAATAAGGAATACATAGCAAAA belongs to Myxococcales bacterium and includes:
- a CDS encoding glycosyltransferase family 4 protein — its product is MASKKIRILNLSSMFAPFQIELAKALRAKGADYHIAFSSFSGEGRGKHWTQESAQGLDYVHCYSGWSTRRELGGHFEQLATELNPDVIIVGGLGRTAVYRASKNLLRSFKGIVTFWAEAPNRTRSFAVRIGTAVLHHHQLQRAHFVMAIGKSAQAYYSRRAPQKTVHLVPYGQDLSHHFAVKRISQPSRPVTFLFSGQLVERNNIRNLCGAIEKLSVTHSKQWKFVFGAKGPLRSEIDALLKSKTEISESISFDTEYATWLDRIRPFADSDLLVCPSTHAGWGLVVPEAMAAGMPVIATKYVNAADFLIENEKNGLLIMPDAESIHTAMAFFIDNPGCVSIFGEAAKIAAKSCDADQVAALMLSLFKRYWLKLRS